The Nicotiana tabacum cultivar K326 chromosome 1, ASM71507v2, whole genome shotgun sequence genome segment GTGTGACAATTCTTTATTCCTTTGCCTAAGCAGCTTGCTGACACAGCACAACTGCAAGAGTCACAAGGGAAGCATAAAGAGAAGTGGGCATCTTCTGAACCACCTTTCCAACACCAGGGACTCcctctgttgacctctttgttaGCAGAGCCACAGTTGGTGCTACTGCCAACGCAATGATTAGTCCCTGACTCACCAATTTAAATGTATCCTTTGTTAATTTCCTAATAAATTTCACAAATTCTTCTCGGTCCACTTCTCCATCAAGATTGATATCGCACTCCTGTGAATGACAAGAAATGAAACACTACTGTGATAACAAAACTCAAACTGTTCAACTTTGTTAAAACTCAGTAGAAACTGAAAAGCAGGTCCGCTTCAAACAAGATTAAAATAGAGACACATTTTCTTTGGGAAATAGGATGCAAAAGGGAAGGTAAACTGGAGAAAAGATTTCCCCCGTCTGGATTATTTGTCTTCATCTCAAGGGAACCGCATGAAATAACTTTACTTCCTCTTTCTTTTAACAAccaaacaagaaaggaaaattttcttccTTGCCCTTTTCCCAAACAACTTTGAAGGAAAAGAAGCAATTCCAAAAAAAAGATATACACACGCTTAGCTTTATAATACATGATAGAACTTACAACCAAAGATAAATACTTGGCAATGTTTAGTGTTGTGCTGAATACCCAGGCTCCCGAAAAAATCAATTATTATTTTACAAGTATTTAGAATGATTTAAGTATCAACATCCCTGAGAATAATTCAATCTggagaagaaaaaaatgaattaTCAGTTACTTTAAATTACAATCCCATCTCTCATCAATATAGGAGTTGTATAATTTTTATTGggatatcttcttcttctttttttccaaaatttacaTTTGAAATTTAACAAAGCTAGATGATGTTTTATAAAGGCTCAAAGTAAATACTATTTTTCTAAGATGGAATGTTGAAAGAACCCTTTTTAGAACTAATATCCATTATTACAGCAATACTTCAAAGGAAAGTAGTGTGATTAGAATAATTTAGGCGCATCACAATCAAATCGACCTAACTGAACATCAGAAGTAGAAGAATGGTCTAGTAACCGGTCAGCTGACTGAGAGATACCTGCATCAGGGCTTTAACTTCATCTTTTGTAGGAGGATCAAAATGAGGTCCGGGCAAACGTTTATTAATATCACTGAAATAACATAAGTGATAAAAAAATTCTAAGTGTACCACCTTCCAAGTTATAAACAATTAACAAACCTCTATGATGTTTGTAGAAGGTGCGTGAGGAACAGAGAAATCTTACTTGTAGACAAGTAACACAGCAATATAAAGGTCTTCAAACTTCAGATTTGCTCTTCCTGATTCATTTTTGAAGTGGTCAAAGACCTTGTCTGTTATTTTTCGTATTTTTGTTGTCTCTCTCCACTGCTTACCTGCATGAGGTAAATGAGGTTAACATTGTATTAACTTAGTTAGGTAAGCTCCATGCCAATATGACCAGCCTAACTGCAGAATCAGTGGCTGATATAGGTCTATTTAGCGGTGCACATGAGTTACTGGATAATTTATTTATCTTCATTCGTCACATTATCCTCGAATTTTCTTTGTAAATTTTAAATGGGGCTTACAACAACAAACTAAAAACAGAAATAACTATCCAAGAAACCCATGTTTTCAAACTTGTTATAAAACAGGGCTATGCCATTGTATGTATTACCTGATTATCCGTCATGCCCTGATTTTTAGGTCACAACATACTATCTGTTATTAGAAAGTAAAGATATCACAAGAAATGGTGTAATTGTTATGAATCAGGCTCATCAAATCACAGATACACGGAAACCTGAGGTTATGCCCTTCCCTTGTTCAAGAGAAAGCAATGACTTTTCTTTAGCTACTGGCCCAAATAAGACACATTTTGCTTCATCATTTACAAGAGATAGATCATGTTAAACAGAATCAGTAGAAAACCAATGTGTGTGATGTTTTTGCGTGAAACAAGCACAATGTAACAAACACGTAATTTAACTTCTCTAATATATGGCACAAGGGAGAACATTCTAAGGTCTCTTTCCTAAACTAGAGAGTATTAAAGAGGAAAATTCCACTTGATGAGATTATTCTAGATTTAGACAGAACATTGTGTCCAAATGCGCTCGTTGGTCTGCTGCCAAGATTGAGCCTACAAAAGCATGTTTTCATGGAACACCAGTATGCTACCAGAATACAGTCTTACTTTACCAGGACAATGGTATCAAGCTGGAAATCACTTAAAAGACTCTCTTttgaagattcttccttcattTATTATCTGGAAAAGTAGATGCCTCTAAATATCTATTTGGAAAGCTATCTGTGACATTGTTTTTAATCTGAAGATCACCATTCCCTTAAGTCAACTCGAACACGAGTTGGAAGGACCTATTTGAGAAGGCTGACAGTTTTAAGCGAAGGATCACTTTTAATCCAGTCTACTGGAATAAGCCACAAATGAATTATGTAAAGCGATGGCGCTGGAGTATTTCTATGAAATCACTTAGGCAACATAGTTGTACTAAAAGCATAGTTGATCTCATggccttttcaatttctatgctatatactgtactaacaacatagctgaagccttcttccttgttTGGTTTTCACTTTTGTATTGGGGTTAGGTTTTATGTTCCCCTCCATTGTAATCCTTTTTGATTAATAAACAAGGTTGGGGTCAatgaacacccccccccccccaaccacgGGAGGTGAAAGCATGGTTGAGTGGATTAAAgttaaaaaaaagtaattttactTCTAACAGCAAGTGCATGCACATGGCTAACTACTGAAGAAAAGCAATCACATAAATCTTCAAAACATAAAGGAAAAAGAGGAGAGAATGACCACATTCGTAAAAGACATAATGACTGTTAAAGACAACTCAAAAGGGTGAAATATACTTTTCGAGAAGAAGTTGCTCATGAAATGGATAAGATCACAAATTCGACTAGAAGTGAATATAGTAGTAGCTTTAAATTTTCTAGATTGTTTCCAAAACCATTTACATATCCTTCTCAGAGGTCACAATGCTCCAATAATTTATGTatccaataaaataataaagagTTTAAGGTCTATATATTGACGGTGTAGAAAATATCTTCACAAAGTAATTACAAGTAAATATTTATGATAAGCATTAATTGGTATTTTCATAAAAATGGTAATTACCCTACTATAATAAGTTATAAAATCTTTGCATGGCCAGTATATACTGTCAGACCTTTCtataacaacatccctatataacagtcattcactataaaagccaagttttCCTCAGAACCGATTCTTGAAGTgatattttacctctctataaTAGTTTTTTACCTATAACAGCAACAACCATATTTATAGCAGAACGTTCTTGGTAAAATTACCCCTTTATAACAACCATATAGAATCATTAATATTACTAATAATAGTTTTAAAAATATGCACACAATCTTTTTCATTAAACAAAGTTTTTGTCTTGCATAAgatataagatttgaagattttcaCATAACATCTTTTCCATTGGACAAATTCCAAAAAAACATATTTAGATAGAAAATCTACCGTTAAGCTATTAAAATCACGCTTTCTAGCCGCACAGTAACTCAACCTTTTGGCTGGAAATCGAGAAAAACCTGTTCCTTGATGTTTTAGTTGGATCAGTAAAAAAGTGCTCTCCAATACAACCAAGATTAATCTATAAGACATCAAGCTTTTACCCTTCTTTATACACCAAACTTTTGACTCTTGAATTAATTACACAACAAATTCTTTAATATAATCCCCCATCTAGCCACTGTTAGAAGGGAGTTATGACCAAACCAAGATATGGATCCAAAGAAACATGAATATTTCATGTTAAGAAAATTGATGGGATTACATAGAAGTTGAGATGGTTACCTTGGAATTTTTGAAGAATCTGTCCCATGGGTTTGAACTTTTGGAGAAGATAAAGGGAAGCTTGCTACGGTAGTGTGATTTTGGTCAACTTGCACAGGGAATAGATACTCCAGCATCACGTGAGATCCTTTGTTAGACATCATAGGCGGGTCATTTGAAATAAGGGCATTTTTACCTATTTATACCATATAtcaaattttattaccaaaaatattCATAATTTGTT includes the following:
- the LOC107791313 gene encoding uncharacterized protein LOC107791313; the encoded protein is MGQILQKFQGKQWRETTKIRKITDKVFDHFKNESGRANLKFEDLYIAVLLVYNDINKRLPGPHFDPPTKDEVKALMQECDINLDGEVDREEFVKFIRKLTKDTFKLVSQGLIIALAVAPTVALLTKRSTEGVPGVGKVVQKMPTSLYASLVTLAVVLCQQAA